Proteins from a single region of Chloroherpeton thalassium ATCC 35110:
- the fsa gene encoding fructose-6-phosphate aldolase has product MKFFIDTANLEEIQEAQKLGVLDGVTTNPSLVAKIANAGSISYDDFKEHIRKICEIVDGPVSAEVISLKTDEMIVEGEELAKIHENVVIKVPITVDGIRAIKHFSNQGIKTNATLAFSPSQALLAAKAGATYVSPFVGRLDDISTDGMMLIEQIVHMFRNYAIETQVIVASVRHPGHVVESAMLGADVATIPFNVISQLVKHPLTDLGLQRFMQDAQVIQKAEKV; this is encoded by the coding sequence ATGAAATTTTTCATTGATACGGCCAATCTTGAAGAAATTCAAGAAGCGCAAAAACTTGGGGTTTTGGACGGTGTGACCACCAACCCTTCACTTGTCGCCAAAATCGCAAACGCAGGATCGATTTCTTACGACGATTTCAAAGAGCACATCCGAAAAATCTGCGAAATTGTAGATGGGCCTGTTAGCGCAGAAGTCATTAGTCTCAAAACAGATGAAATGATTGTTGAAGGGGAAGAGCTTGCCAAAATTCACGAAAATGTGGTCATCAAAGTGCCCATTACGGTTGATGGCATTCGTGCAATCAAGCATTTTTCCAACCAAGGCATTAAAACCAATGCGACTTTGGCATTTTCACCGAGCCAAGCCTTGCTTGCAGCCAAAGCCGGCGCAACCTATGTCAGCCCGTTTGTCGGTCGTTTGGACGATATCAGCACCGACGGGATGATGCTCATTGAACAGATCGTTCACATGTTCCGAAATTATGCCATCGAGACGCAGGTTATTGTTGCCAGCGTTCGCCATCCAGGACATGTTGTTGAATCTGCCATGCTTGGCGCCGACGTTGCAACGATTCCATTCAATGTCATTAGCCAATTGGTTAAGCATCCTTTAACCGACCTTGGCTTGCAGCGTTTCATGCAAGATGCGCAGGTGATCCAAAAGGCAGAAAAAGTTTAA
- a CDS encoding B12-binding domain-containing protein translates to MQHYFSTRELSELCGVGETTVKRWSNMGLIKHHKTIGRHRKFKLEDVLDFISKNKITIPEEQIERLKIEKQSSDNLDLGTEILLVKGDTDALSIRLLNSLLSYNKEEIDVLLIKAFEQDLSFAAIFDKLISPAMENVGKLWESKKICVAEEHIISNLLIEAIIRLKARYEAKQDKRARHAGMGKSLVPHAGTGLKTRAPAVAENGQQAGDHAKRFGVRKAVVCTCPESEYHEIASHGVSLVCQSLGFEVIFVGSSVPFKDLLSVVNLINPDMLCMSVTVARLEVGVYRKYEQFRKALKRKNISFVVGGQFIGEKKTQPILADFKANNFQELEQYIRENFEVNEVLAI, encoded by the coding sequence ATGCAGCATTATTTTTCAACTCGTGAGTTATCAGAGCTTTGCGGTGTTGGCGAAACGACCGTCAAGCGATGGTCGAATATGGGCTTGATTAAGCACCATAAAACCATCGGTCGCCACCGAAAATTTAAACTGGAAGACGTTCTCGATTTTATTAGCAAAAATAAAATCACCATTCCAGAAGAACAGATAGAACGACTCAAAATTGAGAAGCAATCATCTGATAACCTTGATTTGGGAACGGAAATACTCTTGGTAAAGGGAGATACCGATGCGCTTTCGATTCGGTTGTTGAATAGTCTCCTAAGTTATAACAAAGAAGAAATAGATGTTCTTTTAATTAAAGCATTTGAGCAAGATCTTTCATTTGCTGCGATCTTTGACAAATTAATCTCACCGGCCATGGAAAATGTTGGAAAACTGTGGGAGTCAAAAAAAATCTGCGTCGCAGAAGAGCACATTATTTCCAACCTTTTGATAGAGGCCATTATCCGTTTGAAAGCGAGATACGAGGCAAAACAAGATAAACGGGCGCGCCACGCAGGGATGGGAAAATCGCTAGTGCCTCACGCTGGCACCGGGCTAAAGACAAGAGCGCCTGCCGTTGCCGAAAATGGACAGCAAGCAGGAGATCACGCTAAGCGATTTGGTGTGAGAAAAGCGGTTGTTTGCACTTGTCCTGAATCGGAGTACCACGAAATCGCATCTCATGGCGTGTCGCTTGTGTGCCAAAGTTTAGGATTTGAGGTTATATTTGTAGGCTCTTCGGTACCGTTTAAAGATCTTCTATCGGTTGTAAATCTTATCAATCCCGATATGCTTTGTATGTCGGTGACGGTTGCGCGTTTAGAAGTGGGCGTGTATCGCAAATATGAGCAGTTCAGAAAAGCGTTGAAGCGAAAAAATATAAGTTTTGTGGTTGGTGGACAGTTTATTGGCGAAAAGAAAACCCAACCCATTCTGGCCGACTTTAAAGCCAACAATTTTCAAGAACTTGAGCAATACATTAGAGAAAATTTTGAAGTAAATGAGGTTTTGGCGATTTAG
- a CDS encoding 1,9-bis(guanidino)-5-aza-nonane synthase, giving the protein MSSFTKKDFLQDVVQHIDIKAHNVVSLVDDMGKTAFQARNLARAAKIYDMMLNDKDCAVILTLAGSLISAGLKQVIIDLIEHNMVDAIVSTGANIVDQDFFEALGFKHYIGTPFIDDAILRDLHIDRIYDTYIDEDDLRICDDTVAEIANTLEPRAYSSREFIVEMGRYLEEHGKDKNSIVYTCYKKGVPIFVPAFSDCSAGFGLVHHQWHKPDAHVAIDSAKDFRELTRIKIENDTTGILMVGGGVPKNFTQDIVVAAEVLGYEDATMHKYAIQITVADERDGGLSGSTLKEASSWGKVDTALEQMIFSEATIAFPLIAGYGYHKKGWEGRVARDFNAMLSQSQELDVK; this is encoded by the coding sequence GTGTCATCATTCACAAAAAAGGATTTTCTTCAGGATGTTGTTCAACACATCGACATCAAAGCGCACAATGTCGTCTCGCTTGTTGACGATATGGGAAAAACGGCATTTCAGGCCAGAAATCTTGCACGCGCAGCCAAGATTTACGACATGATGTTAAATGACAAAGACTGCGCGGTGATTTTAACGCTTGCTGGCTCCCTGATCAGCGCAGGCTTAAAGCAGGTAATTATAGATTTAATTGAGCATAACATGGTCGATGCCATTGTTTCAACCGGAGCGAACATCGTCGACCAGGATTTCTTTGAAGCGCTTGGCTTCAAGCACTATATCGGCACACCTTTTATTGATGATGCGATACTCAGAGATTTGCACATCGACCGAATTTATGACACGTACATCGACGAAGACGACTTGAGAATTTGTGACGACACCGTGGCAGAAATCGCCAACACGCTTGAACCTCGGGCCTACTCTTCGCGTGAGTTCATCGTTGAAATGGGGCGCTATTTGGAAGAACATGGCAAGGATAAAAATTCCATTGTTTATACCTGCTACAAAAAAGGCGTGCCCATTTTTGTTCCTGCATTTTCCGACTGCTCCGCAGGCTTTGGATTGGTACATCATCAATGGCACAAGCCGGACGCTCATGTAGCAATTGACTCCGCCAAAGATTTCAGAGAATTAACTCGAATTAAAATCGAGAACGACACGACCGGTATTTTGATGGTCGGCGGCGGCGTTCCGAAAAACTTCACACAGGACATTGTTGTTGCGGCTGAGGTTTTAGGATACGAAGATGCGACCATGCACAAATACGCCATCCAAATTACGGTTGCCGACGAGCGCGATGGCGGACTTTCCGGTTCGACTTTAAAAGAAGCCAGCTCCTGGGGCAAAGTTGATACAGCTCTCGAACAGATGATTTTCAGCGAAGCCACGATCGCGTTCCCGCTCATTGCTGGTTATGGCTACCATAAAAAAGGTTGGGAAGGCAGAGTAGCTCGCGATTTTAATGCGATGCTTTCGCAAAGCCAAGAACTTGATGTCAAGTAG